One genomic region from Halococcus qingdaonensis encodes:
- a CDS encoding diacylglycerol/lipid kinase family protein, whose protein sequence is MTTAGSSLRSDGGTDARELIYNPLSGSADHTDEIYDYADEYGVSVRETSESGDAIDLARESDADYLGAAGGDGTVHEVVRGLHEADAFDSTVVGVVPTGTGNNFAGNIGVESIADGFEVLDGGETREIDLGIANGRPFVNSAIAGLTADASSETTSEMKDSLGVLAYVVNTVQTATDFDGLPLEIETAAGDDAWSGDAAFVLVGNGRRFPVEGRTQADMEDGRFEITVIEDRPTGQLVGEATLRRLLGSDTANITRLESSSLSISVREDDPGTFSLDGEMLSARELDIDVDASALSIRVGDGYEPDPPAIDEQ, encoded by the coding sequence ATGACCACGGCGGGATCGTCGCTCCGCTCCGACGGCGGGACGGACGCGCGCGAACTCATCTACAATCCGCTCAGCGGGAGCGCCGATCACACGGACGAGATCTACGACTATGCCGACGAATACGGCGTTTCGGTCCGGGAGACGAGCGAGAGCGGTGACGCCATCGATCTCGCCCGCGAGAGTGACGCCGACTATCTCGGGGCCGCCGGCGGCGACGGCACCGTTCACGAGGTCGTGCGCGGACTCCACGAGGCCGACGCCTTCGATTCGACCGTCGTCGGCGTCGTCCCGACGGGCACCGGCAACAACTTCGCGGGCAACATCGGCGTCGAGAGCATCGCGGACGGTTTCGAGGTGCTCGACGGCGGCGAGACACGGGAGATCGACCTCGGCATCGCCAACGGGCGGCCGTTCGTCAACTCCGCCATCGCGGGCCTGACCGCGGACGCGAGCTCCGAGACCACCTCCGAGATGAAGGACTCGCTCGGCGTGCTCGCCTACGTCGTCAACACCGTCCAGACGGCGACCGATTTCGACGGGCTCCCGCTCGAAATCGAGACCGCCGCCGGCGACGACGCCTGGAGCGGCGACGCGGCGTTCGTCCTCGTGGGCAACGGCCGACGCTTCCCCGTCGAGGGGCGCACCCAGGCCGACATGGAGGACGGTCGGTTCGAAATCACCGTCATCGAGGACCGGCCGACGGGACAACTCGTCGGCGAAGCGACGCTCCGGCGACTGCTCGGCAGCGACACCGCGAACATCACCCGGCTCGAAAGTTCGTCCCTGTCGATCTCGGTTCGTGAGGACGATCCGGGCACCTTCAGCCTCGACGGCGAGATGCTCTCGGCGCGCGAACTCGACATCGACGTCGACGCGAGCGCACTCTCGATCCGCGTCGGCGACGGCTACGAGCCCGACCCGCCGGCGATCGACGAGCAGTAG
- a CDS encoding NUDIX hydrolase, translated as MSTRDATDESSETPNAEQQLVAVDENDEPEGIVERLDAHTGDGVRHRAFTAMLFDEMGNLLLAQRSPEKRLWDAGWDGTVASHPREGEEQLDATRKRLEEELGVTPDQYDDLRATDRFEYKRYYYDEGLEWEVCTVLKATLTDTTIDPDDSEVGGVLWVPYERLHEHPRWYRQLDLCPWFEIAMRRDF; from the coding sequence ATGAGCACACGAGACGCCACCGATGAAAGCAGCGAAACCCCGAATGCCGAGCAGCAGCTCGTCGCGGTCGACGAAAACGACGAGCCAGAGGGAATCGTCGAGCGCCTCGACGCCCACACCGGCGACGGCGTTCGTCACCGCGCCTTTACGGCAATGCTGTTCGACGAGATGGGCAACCTCCTGCTCGCCCAGCGCAGCCCCGAGAAACGGCTCTGGGACGCCGGCTGGGATGGCACCGTGGCCTCCCACCCCCGCGAGGGCGAGGAGCAGCTCGACGCCACGCGCAAACGACTCGAAGAGGAACTCGGCGTCACGCCCGACCAGTACGACGATCTCCGGGCGACCGACCGCTTCGAGTACAAACGCTACTACTACGACGAGGGGCTCGAATGGGAGGTCTGCACCGTCCTGAAGGCGACACTCACCGACACCACGATCGATCCCGACGACAGCGAGGTCGGCGGCGTGCTCTGGGTGCCCTACGAACGCCTCCACGAGCATCCGCGCTGGTACCGCCAGCTCGATCTCTGTCCCTGGTTCGAGATCGCCATGCGCCGCGACTTCTAA
- a CDS encoding rhomboid family intramembrane serine protease: MATCDVCGRSENMPYHCRHCGGTFCGEHRLPESHDCPGLDNWNDPEGVFDSGFDDSVNNRGGGSSGWLSGLLDTGTGGPLGYFRGNMTFVFLGLMFITYALQWVVLLTAPSYHNALFVISPEHPLYVWTWFTSIFAHSPTSITHILFNAIVIYFFGRIVESYIGSRNFTLLFLGSGALAGLGQIGIQMLQGGSTGALGASGAALAILGVLTVLNPSLRVYLYFFIPVPIWLLTIGYVVISVSGVIGGPAIGGVANAAHLVGLLVGLAYGQRVKGRKRMPNQLQFGGGRGGGGMGGPGRGRGPF; this comes from the coding sequence ATGGCGACGTGTGACGTCTGCGGCAGATCGGAAAACATGCCGTACCACTGCCGACACTGCGGCGGGACCTTCTGTGGCGAGCACCGTCTGCCCGAGAGCCACGACTGTCCGGGCCTCGACAACTGGAACGATCCCGAGGGCGTCTTCGACAGCGGGTTCGACGACAGCGTGAACAACCGGGGCGGCGGGTCGTCGGGCTGGCTCTCGGGGCTGCTCGATACCGGCACCGGCGGCCCGCTCGGCTACTTCCGCGGCAACATGACGTTCGTCTTCCTCGGCCTGATGTTCATCACGTACGCTCTCCAGTGGGTCGTCCTACTGACTGCGCCCTCGTATCACAACGCTCTCTTCGTCATCTCGCCCGAACATCCACTGTACGTCTGGACGTGGTTCACGTCGATATTCGCCCACAGCCCCACCAGCATCACACATATCCTGTTCAATGCTATCGTCATCTACTTCTTCGGCCGCATCGTCGAGAGCTACATCGGCTCGCGCAATTTCACGCTGCTCTTTCTCGGGAGCGGTGCGCTCGCCGGACTCGGACAGATCGGTATCCAGATGCTCCAAGGCGGTTCGACGGGTGCGCTCGGTGCGAGCGGTGCCGCGCTCGCTATCTTGGGCGTCCTGACGGTGCTCAATCCGAGCCTGCGGGTATATCTCTACTTCTTCATTCCCGTCCCGATCTGGCTGCTCACCATCGGTTACGTCGTCATCTCCGTTTCGGGCGTGATCGGTGGGCCGGCCATCGGCGGCGTCGCCAACGCCGCCCACCTCGTCGGTTTACTCGTCGGGCTCGCCTATGGCCAGCGCGTCAAGGGTCGAAAGCGCATGCCCAATCAGCTTCAGTTCGGCGGCGGGCGCGGCGGTGGCGGCATGGGCGGTCCCGGACGCGGACGGGGACCGTTCTGA
- a CDS encoding endonuclease V produces MEPVRPEFVPDPDSSREEMEALQRTVADEAIFADEFPFDPATVSMANTLTPTTGDSPIVVGIDQAFLDERAVGAVVALRDGEVIERASAAVDCEFPYIPGLLSFREAGAIVAAVGNLDTQPDLAVFDGSGRIHYREAGLATHLGVVFDLPSIGVAKNLLCGSPQGSLDGRSEGARVAIDADEDVEGTDEIIGYALQTRQYDSGNRHINPVYVSPGHRVGPETAADLVEQLCDGYKLPEPTRLADSHAATAKGEFGERARNDGS; encoded by the coding sequence ATGGAACCCGTCCGTCCGGAGTTCGTCCCCGATCCCGATAGCTCGCGCGAGGAGATGGAGGCCCTCCAGCGCACGGTCGCCGACGAAGCGATCTTCGCTGATGAGTTCCCGTTCGATCCCGCAACCGTTTCGATGGCGAACACGCTCACACCCACGACCGGTGACTCGCCCATCGTTGTCGGTATCGACCAGGCCTTTCTCGACGAGCGGGCGGTCGGTGCGGTCGTCGCCTTGCGCGACGGCGAGGTGATCGAACGCGCGAGCGCCGCCGTCGACTGCGAGTTTCCGTATATCCCCGGCCTGCTCTCCTTTCGCGAGGCCGGGGCGATCGTTGCTGCGGTCGGGAATCTCGATACCCAGCCCGACCTCGCGGTGTTCGACGGCAGCGGGCGCATCCACTACCGTGAGGCGGGTCTCGCCACCCACCTCGGCGTCGTCTTCGATCTCCCGAGCATCGGCGTCGCCAAGAACCTGCTCTGTGGCAGCCCGCAGGGCTCGCTCGACGGACGTTCAGAGGGTGCGCGCGTCGCCATCGACGCCGACGAGGACGTCGAGGGGACAGACGAGATCATCGGCTACGCGCTTCAGACGCGCCAGTACGACTCCGGGAATCGCCACATCAACCCGGTCTACGTGAGCCCGGGCCATCGCGTCGGTCCCGAGACGGCCGCGGATCTCGTCGAGCAGCTCTGCGACGGCTACAAGCTCCCTGAACCGACGCGACTCGCCGACAGCCACGCCGCGACAGCGAAAGGCGAGTTCGGCGAGCGGGCGCGGAACGACGGAAGTTAA
- a CDS encoding SDR family oxidoreductase, with product MAKTVLITGCSSGIGRATAEAFLDAEWTVYATARDDADVSNLELAGCETAALDVTDDDQVESVVERIVEETDRIDCLVNNAGYGQFGPIEDVPTERAREQFETNTLGPHRLIRAVLPHMRDRGRGRIINVSSTAGRFATPGRGVYAGSKSALEAMSESLRTEVADYGIDVSVVAPGPVATAFDERAGDELDGLERSGAYEVFYDYFEDYRTVVEGGVGTVSPADVADAILDAAVAPDPPARYPVGTLAGVAEYARFLPAGVRNSLYDLVRRFV from the coding sequence ATGGCGAAAACCGTACTCATCACGGGCTGTTCGTCGGGCATCGGCCGCGCGACGGCCGAGGCCTTCCTCGACGCCGAATGGACCGTCTACGCGACCGCCCGTGACGACGCCGACGTCTCGAATCTCGAACTGGCGGGCTGCGAGACCGCCGCGCTCGACGTGACCGACGACGATCAGGTCGAGAGCGTCGTCGAGCGGATCGTCGAGGAGACCGACAGGATCGACTGTCTGGTGAACAACGCGGGCTACGGCCAGTTCGGACCGATCGAGGACGTCCCCACCGAACGGGCCCGTGAGCAATTCGAGACCAACACCCTCGGCCCGCACCGACTGATTCGGGCCGTCCTCCCACATATGCGTGACCGCGGACGCGGCCGCATCATCAACGTTTCGAGCACTGCCGGCCGCTTCGCCACCCCGGGTCGTGGCGTCTACGCCGGCTCGAAATCCGCGCTCGAAGCGATGTCTGAGTCGTTGCGCACGGAGGTCGCCGACTACGGCATCGACGTCTCGGTCGTCGCACCTGGCCCGGTCGCCACCGCATTCGACGAGCGCGCCGGTGACGAACTCGACGGGCTCGAACGATCGGGTGCCTACGAGGTGTTCTACGACTACTTCGAGGATTACCGGACCGTGGTCGAGGGCGGTGTCGGCACCGTCAGCCCCGCTGACGTCGCCGATGCGATCCTCGATGCAGCGGTCGCACCCGATCCGCCGGCGCGCTATCCCGTCGGAACGCTCGCGGGGGTCGCCGAGTACGCTCGCTTCCTCCCTGCCGGCGTGCGCAACTCGCTCTACGATCTCGTCCGCCGCTTCGTGTAG
- a CDS encoding glycerophosphoryl diester phosphodiesterase membrane domain-containing protein encodes MSTESSPLAGPSMIAVLRGAVDAIRQSPAIIGLFIVSGLFGIVLPPFTGVAARLLLILVGVVIAYRALGGRTRTDSPFLLRLFMAFLATVASYLSVLVGGMALAVPGSIGWIGFFVFALPGLYLYLRLFLSTPAVMIDGYGPAEALTTSWRLMNGSVLATAFAVTLVFVCGLVVLVSLFGIVQSAFVAEIGGVLIMDSFLAGMQAFLYLQLTERS; translated from the coding sequence ATGTCGACGGAGTCATCGCCGCTTGCAGGACCTTCGATGATCGCCGTTCTTCGCGGAGCGGTCGACGCCATCCGGCAATCGCCAGCCATCATCGGTCTGTTTATCGTTTCAGGTCTATTCGGGATCGTACTCCCGCCGTTCACCGGCGTTGCGGCACGGCTGTTGCTGATCCTCGTCGGGGTCGTTATCGCCTACCGAGCGCTCGGTGGACGGACGCGCACGGATTCGCCGTTTCTGCTCCGGCTGTTCATGGCGTTTCTCGCGACGGTCGCGTCGTATCTGTCGGTGCTCGTCGGTGGGATGGCGCTCGCCGTTCCGGGCAGTATCGGTTGGATCGGGTTCTTCGTGTTCGCCCTCCCCGGACTGTATCTCTATCTGCGACTGTTTCTCTCCACGCCGGCGGTGATGATCGACGGGTACGGGCCGGCCGAGGCGCTCACCACGAGCTGGCGACTGATGAACGGCTCCGTCCTCGCCACCGCGTTCGCGGTCACGCTCGTGTTCGTCTGTGGGCTCGTCGTTCTCGTTTCGTTGTTCGGGATCGTGCAGTCGGCGTTCGTCGCGGAGATCGGTGGCGTCCTCATCATGGACTCGTTTCTGGCCGGGATGCAGGCGTTTCTCTACCTGCAGCTCACCGAAAGATCCTGA
- the gatE gene encoding Glu-tRNA(Gln) amidotransferase subunit GatE — protein sequence MSAEHADHEYDYEELGLVAGLEIHQQLDTASKLFCGCPTDRREPEESTHRFQRYLHPTKSELGEIDVAALEEASVEREFEYLAFDSTCLVEADEEPPHRIDDEAIETVLEIAGLLDMTPVDEAHVMRKIVVDGSNTSGFQRSARVAGDGEISTSEGTVGIEDMELEEESAGRVAETDAGVRYALDRLGIPLVEIGTKPDIGSPAQAKEAAERIGMLLRSTGKVKRGLGTIRQDVNVSIAEGARVELKGVQSLDDIDDIVRNEAGRQVALLDIREELEDRDANVSQPADVSSVFDGTDSGLIGGALSGDGVAMAVRLEGFDGLVGRELQPDRRLGTEFADHAKRHGVGGIFHTDELPAYGVTADEVTALREAVETDEEDAVAMVAAEPDSAQAAIEAVADRAQAAIDGVPEETRGANDDGTTRYLRPLPGAARMYPETDVPPVELDFEGIETPELLTERVERYRSELGLDAGLAEQVAYGRRMSLFEAAVERGVDPTLAAGTVESTATELRRDGVPIENVDDERFLAVFELYQDGEVTSEGIPDLLAAIAENPELSPAEAAEREGLGSAGDDEVREAVVEVVERNEEQVEQQGMGAFSGLMGECMGALGGRAEGDEVSELLREEIQKRT from the coding sequence ATGAGCGCGGAGCACGCCGACCACGAGTACGATTACGAGGAGCTGGGTCTCGTCGCCGGGCTGGAGATCCACCAACAGCTCGATACGGCATCGAAACTGTTCTGTGGCTGTCCGACGGACCGGCGTGAGCCCGAAGAGTCGACTCATCGCTTCCAGCGGTATCTCCATCCGACGAAGAGTGAACTCGGCGAGATCGATGTCGCGGCGCTCGAAGAGGCGAGCGTCGAGCGCGAATTCGAGTATCTGGCCTTCGACTCGACCTGTCTCGTGGAGGCCGACGAGGAACCACCCCATCGGATCGACGACGAAGCGATCGAGACCGTCCTGGAGATCGCCGGCCTGCTCGATATGACGCCCGTCGACGAGGCCCACGTGATGCGCAAGATCGTCGTCGACGGCTCGAACACGTCGGGGTTCCAGCGCTCGGCACGCGTCGCCGGTGACGGTGAAATCAGCACCTCCGAGGGCACGGTTGGCATCGAGGACATGGAGCTCGAAGAGGAGAGCGCCGGTCGCGTCGCCGAGACCGACGCCGGGGTGCGCTACGCGCTCGATAGACTCGGAATCCCGCTCGTCGAGATCGGCACGAAACCCGACATCGGCTCGCCGGCTCAGGCCAAGGAGGCCGCCGAGCGCATCGGCATGCTGCTGCGCTCCACAGGAAAAGTCAAGCGCGGACTCGGCACGATCCGTCAGGACGTCAACGTCTCGATCGCCGAGGGCGCGCGCGTCGAGCTCAAGGGCGTCCAGAGCCTCGACGACATCGACGACATCGTGCGCAACGAGGCCGGCCGGCAGGTCGCGCTCCTCGACATCCGCGAGGAACTCGAAGATCGTGATGCAAATGTCAGCCAGCCCGCGGACGTTTCGTCGGTGTTCGACGGAACCGACAGCGGGCTCATCGGCGGCGCGCTCTCCGGGGATGGGGTGGCGATGGCCGTCCGTCTGGAGGGGTTCGACGGGCTCGTCGGTCGCGAACTCCAGCCCGACCGCCGCCTGGGCACCGAGTTCGCCGATCACGCCAAGCGCCACGGCGTCGGTGGGATCTTCCACACCGACGAGCTGCCGGCCTACGGCGTCACCGCGGACGAAGTCACGGCGCTGCGCGAGGCGGTCGAGACGGACGAAGAGGATGCGGTGGCGATGGTCGCGGCCGAGCCCGATAGCGCGCAAGCGGCCATCGAAGCGGTCGCCGACCGCGCGCAGGCGGCCATCGACGGCGTACCCGAGGAGACCCGTGGAGCGAACGACGACGGCACGACACGCTATCTCAGACCGCTCCCGGGCGCGGCGCGGATGTACCCCGAGACGGACGTCCCTCCCGTGGAACTCGACTTCGAGGGGATCGAGACGCCCGAACTCCTCACCGAACGGGTCGAGCGCTACCGGTCGGAACTCGGGCTCGACGCCGGGCTCGCCGAGCAGGTCGCTTACGGTCGGCGGATGAGCCTGTTCGAGGCGGCCGTCGAGCGCGGTGTCGATCCAACGCTCGCGGCCGGCACGGTCGAAAGCACCGCGACCGAACTCCGGCGCGACGGCGTTCCGATCGAGAACGTGGACGACGAGCGGTTCCTCGCCGTGTTCGAGCTCTATCAGGACGGCGAGGTGACGAGCGAGGGGATCCCCGACCTGCTCGCGGCGATCGCCGAGAACCCCGAACTCTCCCCGGCCGAGGCCGCCGAGCGCGAGGGGCTCGGGAGCGCGGGCGACGACGAGGTGCGCGAGGCCGTCGTCGAGGTCGTCGAGCGAAACGAAGAACAGGTCGAACAGCAGGGGATGGGCGCGTTCTCCGGACTGATGGGCGAGTGCATGGGCGCGCTCGGCGGCCGTGCGGAGGGTGACGAGGTGAGCGAACTGCTGCGCGAGGAGATCCAGAAGCGGACCTGA
- a CDS encoding phosphatase PAP2 family protein, producing MLAVSLPTAYTLSVALGSLLAMGVAAIVFLPRLDPVGFVKEFLRTDWKYLGVAWIVTNLVNTIAHRFHADRTFTWLIYEFEGPVVAAFQSVTSEPLTLLFTAAYLVGFPTIVLFTYFKLKAHDEREARRYALAYVVLVLLAVPFFVFVPVGIPALYPAVAVRPLIFDVSPIIRAGMLATDTMVKAFPSLHTGLSVLAALYARKAGPRYAAAAFALAGLIVLSTFYLGIHWLTDAAFAVVLVGVAYWVSRRVDPERVLPVPALGGLRPAFLSPDRDTE from the coding sequence ATGCTCGCGGTCTCGCTGCCGACGGCGTACACGCTCTCGGTCGCGCTCGGCTCGCTGCTCGCGATGGGCGTCGCCGCGATCGTCTTCCTCCCGCGGCTCGACCCCGTGGGTTTCGTCAAGGAGTTCCTCCGGACCGACTGGAAATATCTCGGCGTCGCCTGGATCGTCACCAACCTCGTGAACACGATCGCCCACCGTTTTCACGCCGACCGGACGTTCACGTGGCTCATCTATGAGTTCGAGGGGCCTGTCGTCGCGGCCTTCCAGTCGGTGACGAGCGAACCGCTCACGCTGCTGTTCACCGCCGCCTATCTCGTCGGCTTTCCGACGATCGTCCTGTTCACCTATTTCAAGCTCAAGGCCCACGACGAGCGCGAGGCGCGGCGCTACGCGCTCGCGTACGTCGTCCTCGTTCTGCTCGCGGTCCCCTTCTTCGTCTTCGTCCCGGTCGGGATCCCGGCGCTCTACCCGGCGGTGGCGGTCCGGCCGCTCATCTTCGACGTGAGCCCGATCATCAGGGCGGGCATGCTCGCCACCGACACGATGGTCAAGGCGTTCCCGAGCCTCCACACCGGACTGTCGGTGCTCGCCGCGCTCTACGCCAGAAAGGCCGGACCGCGATACGCCGCCGCCGCGTTCGCCCTCGCCGGCCTCATCGTGCTCTCGACCTTCTATTTGGGGATCCACTGGCTCACCGACGCCGCCTTCGCGGTCGTCCTGGTGGGTGTCGCCTACTGGGTCTCCCGGCGCGTCGATCCCGAGCGCGTGCTTCCGGTGCCCGCACTCGGCGGCCTGCGCCCGGCCTTTCTCAGTCCCGATCGCGACACGGAGTGA
- a CDS encoding J domain-containing protein codes for MLDVVSLPVWLLGMALGAGSLLVVAGVFALGARLFPSAPIDDTSADRTESGASGDAKRRREIRDYLETIGESFVENHPIESRSVAFYLPERDVAITFDPRAYYRLRRSSTHAVLVEHELPGVHLGSRLPFETPALDIDDGEIDPASAAFAVLDVPTEASAREVTAAYREKVKRVHPDHGGDHEEFKRVREAYTTAKERAG; via the coding sequence GTGCTCGACGTGGTATCGCTGCCCGTCTGGCTGCTCGGGATGGCGCTCGGGGCCGGCTCGCTGCTGGTGGTCGCCGGCGTCTTCGCCCTCGGCGCGCGGCTGTTCCCGTCGGCCCCGATCGACGACACGAGCGCTGATCGGACGGAAAGCGGGGCGAGTGGCGACGCCAAACGCCGCCGTGAGATCCGCGACTATCTCGAGACGATCGGCGAGTCGTTCGTCGAGAACCATCCGATCGAGAGCCGATCGGTCGCCTTCTATCTGCCCGAACGCGACGTCGCGATCACGTTCGACCCGCGGGCGTACTACCGCCTCCGGCGCTCGTCGACCCACGCTGTTCTGGTCGAACACGAACTGCCCGGCGTCCACCTCGGTTCACGACTCCCCTTCGAGACGCCGGCCCTCGATATCGATGACGGGGAGATCGACCCCGCGAGCGCTGCCTTCGCGGTTCTCGATGTCCCGACCGAAGCGAGCGCGCGCGAAGTCACTGCCGCCTACCGTGAGAAAGTCAAACGAGTCCATCCCGACCACGGCGGCGATCACGAGGAGTTCAAGCGCGTGCGCGAGGCCTACACGACCGCGAAGGAACGCGCCGGTTAG
- a CDS encoding DUF7839 domain-containing protein produces the protein MTDVLDDKRDATRFRILAAIAERQPAVSQGEIADNVGVTAQAVSEYVRELDDDGFVTKEGRSRYRVTEEGVDWLLRSAADLQRFVDHVTDDVLSSVGEDAAIATDTIEEGQQVSLSLDDGLLRATPGDEGPATGVATGTAEGDEVVGVTGFEGVIDLEPGTVVVQQVPPVRSGTASSPDALATACEGVDLVAAAGVEAVVALRGIDVEPIRFAAGAVAADAAGRGLDCAVVVTGDRVGEVTDALRDAGVAYEVSTD, from the coding sequence ATGACCGACGTTCTCGACGACAAGCGCGACGCGACCCGCTTTCGCATCCTGGCGGCTATCGCCGAGCGCCAGCCGGCCGTGAGCCAGGGCGAGATCGCCGACAACGTCGGCGTCACCGCACAGGCCGTCAGCGAATACGTCCGTGAACTCGACGATGACGGCTTCGTCACGAAGGAGGGTCGTTCGCGCTACCGCGTCACCGAGGAAGGCGTCGACTGGCTGCTCCGCTCGGCCGCCGATCTCCAGCGGTTCGTCGATCACGTGACCGACGACGTCCTGTCGAGCGTCGGCGAGGACGCCGCCATCGCCACCGACACGATCGAGGAGGGCCAGCAGGTGTCGCTCTCGCTCGACGACGGACTCCTCCGTGCGACCCCCGGTGATGAGGGGCCGGCGACGGGCGTGGCGACGGGGACGGCCGAGGGCGACGAGGTCGTCGGCGTCACGGGGTTCGAGGGCGTCATCGATCTCGAACCCGGCACCGTCGTCGTCCAGCAGGTCCCACCCGTGCGCTCGGGTACGGCGAGTTCGCCCGACGCGCTCGCGACGGCGTGTGAGGGCGTCGATCTCGTTGCGGCGGCGGGCGTCGAGGCGGTCGTCGCGCTGCGCGGGATCGACGTCGAACCGATCAGGTTCGCGGCAGGCGCGGTCGCGGCCGATGCCGCCGGTCGCGGCCTGGACTGTGCAGTGGTCGTCACGGGCGATCGCGTCGGGGAAGTGACCGACGCGCTGCGGGACGCCGGCGTCGCCTACGAGGTCTCCACCGACTAA